CGTGTGGCATAAAAAGTAGTTTTACTCGGTGTTCCACCGATTGTTGGTGGAAGGTTTTTCTTATTTACCATAATAGAAAAAGGTGTAGATGCTGTGAGTTTGCTGTTGTCTGATACAGAAAGGGTCACTTTATAGGTGCCAGCATCAGTAGGTTTTCCAGATATTGTTCCGTTTTTTTGATTGACAGTGATCCCTTTTGGAGCTCCCGAGATAGAGAATGTTAACGAATCATCTTTATCAGGGTCGGAAGCTTTGGGCTCGAATGCGTAAGTGTCTCCGATAAAAATCGTTGTATCTTCTGGGACTTTGATGAAAGTGGGTGGGCTATTTTTCTTATTTACCGTAATAGAGAAAGATGTAGACGCTTTGAGTTTTCCATCTGATACAGAAAGGGTCATTGCATAGGTGCCAGCATCAGTAGGTTTTCCAGATATTTTTCCTATTTCTGGATTGACAGTGATCCCTTTTGGAGCTCCCGAGATAGAGAATGTTAACGAATCATCTTTATCAGGGTCGGAAGCTTTGGATTCAAATACGTAAGTGTCTCCAATAAAAATCGTTGTATCTTTTGGAACTGTAGTGAAAGTGGGGGGATTATTTTCCGGTGCTTTTGCAGGCGGCTCAATGTTTGTTGGTTTTTCACTGGTGGGTGGTTTATTTGCTGGTATTGGTTTTTCACTGGTAGGTGGTTTATTTACTGGAGTTTCTGTTGGTGGTTCACTATTTGTTGGTGGCTCATCGGTAGTAGGTGGAATATCTACTACTTGACTAGTTTGTGGTTG
This Gammaproteobacteria bacterium DNA region includes the following protein-coding sequences:
- a CDS encoding putative Ig domain-containing protein, with protein sequence MRNTWNRYLIVIAILLLSGCGGTDRLTNTPPATIKVGEAYTYTPEFSLTAEEEALFTISNQPEWILFDPDTGTISGTPSNTDTGFYPDIEIQTVVELTILTTQPFSITVEEKGLSPQYTLLNTPPALVKENETYTYTPEFSSIEGEIVFTITNKPEWILFDTDTGKISGTPADIDIGTYSDITIQADTGNTTLTTEPFSITVEAINPQPQTSQVVDIPPTTDEPPTNSEPPTETPVNKPPTSEKPIPANKPPTSEKPTNIEPPAKAPENNPPTFTTVPKDTTIFIGDTYVFESKASDPDKDDSLTFSISGAPKGITVNPEIGKISGKPTDAGTYAMTLSVSDGKLKASTSFSITVNKKNSPPTFIKVPEDTTIFIGDTYAFEPKASDPDKDDSLTFSISGAPKGITVNQKNGTISGKPTDAGTYKVTLSVSDNSKLTASTPFSIMVNKKNLPPTIGGTPSKTTFYATR